In Oscillatoria acuminata PCC 6304, a single window of DNA contains:
- a CDS encoding rhomboid family intramembrane serine protease: MVPLHDETPTEITPYVTYGLIVVNILVFLYEISLQSQGQLDGFLQEWAVVPQQLSASLAGQPTPSAVPELITLFSSQFLHGGWLHLGGNMLFLWIFGNNVEDCLGHLKYIIFYLACGALAVLAQWFFSMDSTIPSLGASGAIAGVMGAYILRYPKSKILTLIPLGFFLTTFRIPAVFFLGFWFFQQALYGIAGLAQQTNIGMESGGIAYWAHAGGFIVGAVLGPLLGLFDNRRSV; this comes from the coding sequence GTGGTTCCTTTACATGATGAAACGCCGACGGAAATTACCCCTTATGTCACTTATGGCTTAATCGTCGTTAATATTTTGGTCTTTTTGTATGAAATTTCTTTACAATCCCAGGGACAACTCGATGGGTTTTTGCAAGAGTGGGCTGTAGTTCCCCAACAACTCAGCGCCAGTTTGGCTGGACAACCAACCCCGAGTGCGGTTCCGGAATTGATTACGCTGTTTAGTTCTCAGTTTCTACATGGGGGTTGGTTACACCTCGGTGGGAATATGTTGTTTCTGTGGATTTTTGGAAATAATGTTGAGGATTGCTTAGGGCATCTCAAATACATCATTTTTTATTTAGCCTGTGGCGCTTTAGCCGTTTTAGCCCAGTGGTTTTTTTCGATGGATTCCACGATTCCCTCGTTAGGTGCATCTGGGGCGATCGCTGGGGTGATGGGGGCCTACATTCTGCGCTATCCCAAATCCAAAATTCTCACCCTCATTCCCTTGGGATTTTTCCTGACGACTTTCCGGATTCCGGCAGTGTTCTTTCTCGGGTTTTGGTTTTTCCAGCAAGCCTTGTACGGCATCGCCGGACTCGCCCAACAAACCAATATTGGCATGGAAAGTGGCGGGATTGCCTATTGGGCACACGCTGGCGGATTCATCGTTGGGGCAGTGTTAGGACCCTTGTTGGGGTTATTTGATAATCGGCGATCGGTCTAA
- a CDS encoding class I SAM-dependent methyltransferase, translating to MMSFDFPTDSDSTGDPLSYFSDRGEDYEKYRPIYPASAIDTILSGLGSPTQITAVDVGAGTGIGARLLADRGVRVVAIEPNEDMRTAATPHPGVEFLAGTAEQISLNNASVDLVTSFQAFHWFDFDKSLQEFCRVLKSGGHLALTWSLWDQDDLVSKEYTRLVFEASQDREHQSPSGMQRKSWFDSIRYQLFWQGLWLPYFTHLQRHEFVSSQSLDFSGLVGLARSQGFTPSGGKDLEKLIAELAGFHQRFCDSQNSVQLIYRTRLYVAISS from the coding sequence ATGATGAGTTTTGATTTCCCCACTGACTCAGATTCGACAGGAGACCCGTTGAGCTATTTTTCCGATCGGGGCGAAGATTACGAGAAATATCGTCCGATTTATCCTGCTTCTGCGATTGACACAATTTTATCAGGTTTGGGCTCTCCCACTCAGATTACTGCCGTTGATGTTGGAGCAGGAACAGGGATTGGAGCAAGATTGTTGGCCGATCGCGGCGTGAGAGTTGTCGCGATCGAACCCAACGAAGACATGAGAACGGCAGCAACCCCACATCCAGGAGTAGAGTTTCTGGCAGGAACTGCCGAGCAAATTTCCCTCAACAATGCATCGGTTGATTTAGTCACCTCGTTTCAAGCATTCCATTGGTTTGATTTTGATAAAAGTCTCCAAGAGTTTTGCCGTGTCCTTAAATCTGGTGGGCATTTAGCATTAACATGGAGCCTTTGGGATCAAGATGACCTGGTTTCCAAAGAATATACTCGTTTAGTGTTTGAAGCATCCCAAGATAGAGAGCATCAATCCCCTTCTGGAATGCAACGAAAAAGCTGGTTCGACAGCATCCGTTATCAACTGTTTTGGCAAGGGTTATGGCTGCCTTACTTCACCCACTTACAGCGACATGAGTTTGTGTCTAGTCAATCTCTAGATTTCTCAGGGTTAGTGGGTTTAGCCCGAAGCCAAGGATTTACACCGTCTGGAGGGAAAGATTTAGAAAAGCTGATAGCAGAGTTAGCCGGATTCCATCAGCGCTTCTGCGATTCTCAAAACTCTGTCCAGTTGATTTATCGCACGCGCTTATATGTGGCAATTTCTAGCTAA
- a CDS encoding CHAT domain-containing tetratricopeptide repeat protein translates to MVRQWLLLLSRPALALGVTLLLGSTVAPVTLAQEMERLSGLTGIGESWIAQNSSSAEGSAQGDRLFQEGVQLFQQGTAESLLQSLQKWEAALPLYQAAGDAAKQALTLFGMGRISDFFGDKQTALDYFNRSLSLCRQVGDKRGEAFTLTSIGVVYSQLGDKQTALDYFNQSLPLSRQAGDKATEARILTSIGAVYSQLGDKQTALDYFNQSLSLIRQVGDKVGESATLTSIGAVYSQLGDKQTALDYFNQSLSLIRQVGDKRGEARILTSIGVVYSQLGDKQTALDYYNQSLPLSRQVGDKAAEATTLTSIGVVYSQLGDKQTGLDYFSQSLPLIRQVGDKAGEGRTLTSIGVVYSQLGDKQTALDYFNQSLPLSRQVGDKETEAVTLISIGVVYSQLGDKQTALDYFNQSLPLSRQVGDKAGEALTLYHLAFTKRSQGNLTEARTDIEASIAIIEDLRTKIDSEKLRQSYFAQHQNRYEFYIDLLMQLHQQNPDKGYDKQAFNASERARARTLLEILDEANADIRSGIDPELREKELNLQQRINATESRRMELLSGEHTPEQANALKQELDTLLRQLDELRAEIRRTSPRYAALTQPQPLTSEQIQQQVLDNDTLLLQYSLGEDRSFLWAVTPDTVDVYELPPRAAIEELGEQFYRLMQNPEYRGESRTITVSPNIPQINASATQLSQMLLSPVADKLAGKRLLVVPDGVLNFIPFAALPTPGQGDELTPLLVNHEIINLPSSSTLAILRQQDAGRTLAPKTVALIADPVFELDDRRVTGQTAVKASDLGRMMLNRSADTIIGRPIPALPGTRQEAEAILALVPGSGAMSAFDFDASRATVANTDLTQYQMVHFATHGFVSSSNPELSGVVLSLVDEQGNGVDGFLRLHDIFNLQLNAQVVVLSACQTGLGDSIRGEGLVGLTRGFMYAGTPRLVVSLWNVDDNATAGLMSKFYGKLLSQGLTPAQALREAQLEMLASEEWKSPYFWAAFTLQGEWR, encoded by the coding sequence ATGGTGCGTCAATGGTTGTTACTGCTATCTCGTCCCGCATTAGCCCTAGGCGTAACCCTGCTGCTGGGGTCAACTGTTGCCCCAGTAACTTTAGCCCAGGAGATGGAAAGGTTATCAGGATTAACGGGAATTGGAGAGAGTTGGATTGCCCAGAATAGTAGCAGTGCAGAGGGTAGTGCTCAGGGCGATCGGTTGTTCCAAGAAGGAGTCCAACTGTTTCAACAAGGGACAGCCGAATCGTTACTTCAATCCTTGCAAAAGTGGGAAGCAGCACTCCCACTCTATCAAGCCGCAGGGGATGCAGCAAAACAAGCACTCACCTTGTTCGGAATGGGTCGTATTTCCGACTTCTTTGGAGACAAGCAAACGGCTCTGGACTACTTCAACCGATCTTTATCCCTGTGTCGGCAAGTGGGGGATAAGAGAGGGGAAGCCTTTACCCTCACCAGTATAGGTGTGGTTTACTCCCAGTTGGGAGACAAGCAAACAGCCTTAGACTACTTCAACCAATCCTTGCCCCTGTCTCGGCAAGCAGGGGATAAAGCAACGGAAGCTAGAATCCTCACCAGTATAGGCGCGGTTTACTCCCAGTTGGGAGACAAGCAAACGGCCCTAGACTACTTCAATCAATCTTTGTCCCTGATACGGCAAGTGGGGGATAAAGTAGGGGAATCGGCTACTCTCACCAGTATAGGCGCGGTTTACTCCCAGTTGGGAGACAAGCAAACGGCCCTAGACTACTTCAATCAATCTTTGTCCCTGATACGGCAAGTGGGGGATAAGAGAGGGGAAGCGAGAATCCTCACCAGTATAGGTGTGGTTTACTCCCAGTTGGGAGACAAGCAAACAGCCCTAGACTACTACAACCAATCTTTGCCCCTGTCTCGGCAAGTGGGGGATAAAGCAGCGGAAGCGACAACCCTCACCAGTATAGGTGTGGTTTACTCCCAGTTGGGAGACAAGCAAACTGGCCTGGACTACTTCAGCCAATCCTTGCCCCTGATACGGCAAGTGGGGGATAAAGCAGGGGAAGGGAGAACCCTCACCAGTATAGGCGTGGTTTACTCCCAGTTGGGAGACAAGCAAACGGCCCTAGACTACTTCAACCAATCCTTGCCTCTGTCTCGGCAAGTGGGGGATAAGGAAACCGAAGCCGTTACCCTCATTAGTATAGGTGTGGTTTACTCCCAGTTGGGAGACAAGCAAACGGCCCTAGACTACTTCAACCAATCCTTGCCTCTGTCTCGGCAAGTGGGGGATAAGGCAGGGGAAGCGCTTACCCTCTATCATCTTGCTTTCACCAAGCGCAGTCAAGGCAACCTCACGGAAGCGCGGACGGACATAGAAGCATCTATTGCTATTATCGAAGACCTCCGCACTAAAATCGACAGCGAAAAACTGCGCCAGTCTTACTTTGCTCAACATCAGAACCGTTACGAATTCTACATCGACCTGCTGATGCAATTGCACCAGCAAAACCCAGATAAAGGATATGACAAACAAGCCTTTAATGCCAGCGAACGCGCCCGTGCCCGCACGTTGTTAGAAATTCTGGACGAAGCCAATGCCGATATCCGCAGTGGGATTGACCCTGAACTGCGGGAGAAGGAACTCAACTTACAGCAGCGCATCAATGCCACGGAATCTCGGCGCATGGAGTTACTTTCGGGAGAACATACCCCAGAACAAGCCAATGCTCTCAAACAAGAACTCGATACTTTGTTGCGGCAACTGGATGAATTAAGGGCAGAAATTCGCCGTACTAGCCCTCGGTATGCGGCCCTGACTCAACCTCAACCCCTGACTTCTGAACAAATTCAGCAGCAGGTTCTTGATAACGATACTTTGCTCTTACAATATTCCCTGGGCGAAGACCGCAGTTTCCTTTGGGCGGTGACTCCGGATACTGTAGATGTGTACGAACTTCCCCCTCGTGCAGCCATTGAGGAACTGGGAGAGCAATTTTATCGGTTAATGCAAAATCCCGAGTATCGAGGTGAGAGCCGCACTATTACCGTGTCTCCTAATATTCCCCAAATCAATGCCTCTGCTACCCAACTGAGTCAGATGTTGTTGTCTCCAGTTGCGGATAAATTGGCTGGGAAACGGTTGTTAGTCGTTCCCGATGGGGTGTTGAATTTCATCCCCTTTGCTGCATTACCCACTCCGGGACAAGGGGATGAGTTGACGCCCTTGTTGGTGAATCATGAGATTATCAATCTACCTTCTTCCTCGACTTTAGCAATTCTACGCCAACAAGATGCAGGACGAACCCTTGCACCCAAAACAGTGGCGTTGATTGCGGACCCGGTGTTTGAACTGGATGATAGAAGGGTTACGGGACAAACTGCGGTGAAGGCATCGGATTTGGGTCGGATGATGCTGAATCGTTCTGCGGATACGATTATTGGGCGTCCGATTCCTGCACTGCCGGGGACTCGTCAGGAAGCGGAGGCGATTCTGGCGTTAGTGCCTGGGAGTGGGGCGATGTCGGCGTTTGATTTTGATGCCTCTCGCGCTACGGTGGCGAATACGGATTTAACGCAGTATCAAATGGTGCATTTTGCCACTCACGGGTTTGTGAGTAGCAGTAATCCGGAGTTGTCTGGGGTGGTGTTATCTCTGGTGGATGAGCAAGGGAATGGAGTCGATGGGTTTTTGCGCCTGCATGACATTTTTAATCTCCAGTTGAATGCTCAGGTGGTGGTGCTTTCCGCTTGTCAAACGGGACTGGGAGACTCGATTCGTGGTGAGGGGTTGGTGGGGTTGACTCGGGGATTTATGTATGCCGGGACCCCTCGGTTGGTGGTGTCGTTATGGAATGTGGATGACAATGCAACTGCCGGGTTGATGTCGAAGTTTTATGGGAAGTTGCTCTCACAAGGCTTGACTCCAGCGCAAGCGTTGCGGGAGGCGCAGTTGGAAATGTTGGCAAGTGAGGAGTGGAAGTCTCCCTATTTTTGGGCGGCGTTTACTTTGCAGGGGGAATGGCGATGA
- a CDS encoding class I SAM-dependent methyltransferase yields the protein MQNQKSAIVFDEERASTYDKRAAKLAPLRDTLHLLTRLILSDLSADARILCVGVGTGLELIYLAQEFPQWQFTAVEPASAMLDTCRQKAEESGVASRCIWHEGYLDSLPASESFDAATSFLVSHFFMQQEERRKFFSQIASRLRPHGYLISADLASDMSTSAYQSLREMWARMLKYAEYSDEEVETFLNAQGRDAAVIPPHEVGAIIASSGFEPPVLFLQTLVIHAWYAKRTGA from the coding sequence ATGCAAAATCAAAAGTCAGCAATTGTTTTCGACGAAGAACGCGCTTCTACCTACGACAAAAGAGCAGCTAAACTAGCTCCCTTGCGTGACACGCTTCATCTACTAACTCGTCTGATACTTTCCGATCTCAGTGCCGACGCCCGCATTCTTTGTGTTGGTGTCGGAACAGGCTTGGAATTGATTTATCTGGCTCAAGAATTTCCACAATGGCAATTCACAGCGGTAGAACCTGCGAGTGCGATGCTTGACACTTGTCGGCAGAAAGCTGAAGAGTCTGGGGTGGCATCCCGTTGTATATGGCATGAAGGTTATCTTGATTCACTGCCCGCATCAGAATCGTTTGATGCGGCGACTTCCTTTCTGGTATCTCACTTTTTTATGCAGCAAGAAGAGAGACGAAAATTTTTCAGTCAAATCGCTTCACGACTTCGCCCTCATGGGTATCTGATTAGTGCGGATTTGGCTTCCGATATGTCCACTTCGGCCTATCAAAGCCTTCGTGAGATGTGGGCTCGGATGTTGAAGTATGCCGAATACTCGGATGAGGAGGTTGAAACATTTCTCAACGCTCAGGGTCGAGATGCTGCTGTGATCCCACCTCATGAAGTCGGAGCAATTATTGCATCGAGCGGTTTTGAACCCCCTGTCTTGTTCTTGCAGACTCTTGTTATTCATGCTTGGTATGCAAAGCGAACTGGAGCGTGA
- a CDS encoding class I SAM-dependent methyltransferase: protein MTGKLKPDWAGSDLLSQFVNLLIQIKPIYWLMKQQARQVIIKTAEKNGISWRKNYSDLADSEAKNLLPKLTNPTITYPDYYLVPFHAYERGNLCWEAAFEAESATYAMALRVWPKEQISWEVAQDRLRGSFHQVLEEYGPKQVADILDIGCSIGLSTLTLHHYYKNKQDTSPRTIGLDLSPYMLAVAKTLDINQEISQWLHEKAENINLPSESFDLITLQFVTHELPHQATKAILKEAFRLLRKGGCLALVDNNPQSPVIQNLPPVLFTLMKSTEPWSDEYYTLNLETEIEAVGLTHKITVPSDPRHRTIIAWKSN, encoded by the coding sequence ATGACGGGAAAACTTAAACCAGACTGGGCCGGCAGTGACCTCCTTTCCCAATTTGTCAACCTTCTGATTCAGATCAAGCCGATTTATTGGCTAATGAAACAACAAGCCCGACAGGTTATTATCAAAACCGCCGAAAAAAATGGCATTTCCTGGCGAAAAAACTATTCTGATTTAGCAGATTCTGAAGCTAAAAATTTACTACCCAAACTCACGAACCCAACTATTACCTATCCTGATTATTACTTGGTCCCTTTCCACGCCTATGAGCGAGGTAATCTATGTTGGGAAGCTGCATTTGAAGCCGAGTCTGCTACCTACGCAATGGCGCTCAGAGTATGGCCAAAAGAACAGATTAGCTGGGAAGTAGCACAAGACCGGCTACGGGGTAGCTTTCACCAAGTTTTAGAAGAATATGGCCCAAAACAAGTGGCAGATATTCTCGATATCGGCTGTTCAATTGGTCTTTCAACTTTAACGCTACATCATTATTACAAAAACAAGCAGGACACATCTCCTCGCACGATAGGCTTAGACTTATCTCCCTATATGTTGGCCGTAGCCAAAACCCTTGATATCAATCAGGAAATTTCTCAATGGCTACATGAAAAAGCCGAAAATATCAATTTACCGTCAGAAAGTTTTGACTTGATAACGCTCCAATTTGTTACCCATGAATTACCCCATCAAGCGACTAAAGCTATTTTGAAAGAAGCGTTTCGTCTGTTACGAAAAGGGGGATGTTTAGCTTTGGTAGATAACAATCCTCAATCCCCCGTCATTCAAAATCTGCCCCCCGTGCTTTTCACTTTAATGAAAAGTACCGAACCTTGGTCAGATGAATACTATACCTTAAATTTAGAAACAGAAATAGAAGCAGTAGGGTTGACACATAAAATAACAGTGCCTAGCGATCCGCGTCATCGGACTATTATTGCTTGGAAATCCAATTAA
- a CDS encoding Hsp70 family protein — translation MISNFFERLRLKGVGNRSQQLRLSCQNLEQLLALENPSYPDREKIWKTYEKVLERAAKYDAVGGYSGGDSSQLIQVINQFEPRLGKLPPMGTFSATRSLTILLKRDPVTVQALDAAWRLSGRVQDDSLRREIQQIICMETARIGDHNGLLKKLVQRRQAGRLTPVDLQEIIAKLLVSHSFDETIPWKAFFLELTPRELPPLHPVYALIERWEEAANLAEEMREYPDAIAYRMRMGGKENALQVLSLSERIQSSETIAQAHQKLGSCFWDEADYITALDHFQTAGDWERASDCHYQLGNLPVAVQLRPTISPEWIAQIRDSMETTVRSHLDRQDFLPPVRLLKALETAWRNHSGSSLAQSEASRTQHLLGEVIKTARAAFELQLTDASGVREIEICKEWSRLEEAAGNYQEAAVKAQQAQDYFTASLLFEKAGAFGQAVSALDEADSETSELVPQKKAQLLEQGGDFFMAGLLYEQLGETDRAIAMYEQAKEFERAAELRRQQVGDRLVVFDQRFIELLTKAGRMEELAELYAAKAYEPERSPAEKAQLLRRIKELGDRGLVSDRLLNLVARELPQIEALDRRKFEQQAPRWVQAATEAVLRDYIDAIGLDLGTSNSVVCLYNQRTAEVEVVEWQGKRQIPSVFAIDPIGRELVGVPISELLGKSPRAIVTQAKRKMGTDTKFKAGGVVYRPEEISARIINCARQLARDRLRQKIVQQISKLAAQAMGTVPPEEWVTAYLDRYPLAIPLTNAVITVPAYFNDAQKQATKTAGMLADLNVLRLIHEPTAACLAQNHRVPKNETLLIADLGAGTFDISIIEVEDKVFEVLEIEGDNSLGSADLDEILYQYFVTKIEGETGYEIASDRFAATRLRQACEELKIELSTRKAWTIQLPQFMNGTTIDLELTRQELEELAAPWLNQIRETCQKITHKPHRILLIGGGAIMPAVRQCIRDVFGREGSADLDPLTAVARGAVLQAAILLGALQETILLDVVPFSLGIKSYASPTEFKFDTLIPKHTTIPTKKSNNYTTVEDNQTRVKIEVFQGESPIPEENFKIGQFILEGIVLAKARVPQIEVTFDIDTNCLLKVSALDLGTGNQCSITIADSHLLTPAQQASLQTRFYEAQTYQEQLGHLHKIAADIMAQFGTVEKMEMGELAVRLRERLQFYESHRDRYLLTETDNQMLLELYRDRNELEMKARLAQDRWDTLKRSGESWIQGYQSLDWKGSQISDRVKLMFQEGSSLLQRIRDTVTELTEVGETHLKWVSAIENLAVNPDGNAEELAQHFLSLQRYGEAMEYFLQIEAPYSFNQGELGLEIFARSRQRSYYQVLIQVQAQTLGIHKPDFTNFNHSVQIYAASMAWIQVDSPGHTRNGNGFFIGGSRIVTNRHIVFNEATGECVLPHTIQVITQQGMIQVASIQLPSWGADDVAILHLKPTSVSLMPLRLGFSELVEVGERVLTLGFPAVYEGKFEENLYCNVGLINRIRPQSLCSDRVLEVSIPLPGGMSGSPLLSQWGEVVGLLSFTLEQKRQGPNGSAYSERSFYAIPVSVLRRLCLT, via the coding sequence TTGATTTCCAATTTTTTCGAGAGACTCAGACTCAAAGGAGTTGGCAATCGGTCTCAACAATTACGCTTGAGTTGCCAAAATTTAGAGCAATTATTAGCTTTGGAAAATCCCAGTTATCCCGACCGGGAAAAGATTTGGAAAACCTATGAAAAAGTTTTGGAACGGGCGGCCAAATATGATGCTGTGGGCGGTTATTCCGGGGGTGATTCCTCTCAACTGATTCAAGTCATTAATCAATTCGAGCCACGCCTGGGAAAATTGCCGCCAATGGGGACATTTTCCGCCACGCGATCGCTGACTATTCTGCTGAAACGAGACCCGGTAACGGTTCAGGCATTGGATGCCGCTTGGCGGCTGTCTGGGCGCGTGCAAGATGACTCATTGCGACGGGAAATCCAGCAGATTATCTGTATGGAAACTGCCCGAATCGGTGACCATAATGGACTGTTGAAAAAGTTGGTGCAGCGACGGCAAGCAGGGCGTTTGACTCCAGTAGATTTGCAAGAGATAATTGCCAAATTGTTAGTCTCTCATTCCTTTGATGAAACTATACCTTGGAAAGCCTTTTTTTTAGAATTAACCCCCCGGGAACTGCCTCCCCTGCATCCGGTTTATGCCTTGATTGAGCGCTGGGAAGAGGCGGCGAATTTAGCGGAAGAGATGAGAGAGTATCCCGATGCGATCGCCTACCGAATGCGGATGGGGGGGAAAGAGAATGCACTCCAGGTTTTGAGCTTATCTGAGCGGATCCAATCTTCCGAGACGATCGCCCAAGCGCATCAAAAATTGGGTTCCTGTTTCTGGGACGAAGCCGATTATATAACCGCATTAGACCATTTTCAAACAGCGGGTGACTGGGAACGGGCGAGTGATTGTCATTACCAACTGGGGAACTTACCTGTGGCAGTCCAACTCCGTCCCACCATTAGTCCCGAGTGGATTGCTCAGATCCGAGACAGCATGGAAACCACCGTGCGATCGCACTTGGATCGCCAGGATTTTTTGCCCCCAGTGCGCCTGCTGAAAGCCCTGGAAACAGCATGGCGAAATCATTCGGGGTCATCTCTGGCGCAGTCCGAAGCCAGTCGCACCCAGCATCTGCTTGGGGAAGTCATCAAAACGGCTCGTGCTGCGTTTGAACTCCAGTTAACCGACGCTTCAGGGGTGAGAGAGATTGAAATTTGCAAAGAATGGAGTCGGTTAGAAGAAGCGGCGGGAAATTATCAAGAAGCAGCAGTGAAGGCGCAGCAAGCCCAAGATTACTTTACCGCATCCTTGTTATTTGAAAAAGCCGGTGCGTTCGGGCAAGCTGTATCCGCCCTGGATGAGGCGGATAGTGAGACGAGTGAGCTTGTTCCCCAGAAAAAGGCACAACTGCTGGAACAAGGGGGGGATTTCTTTATGGCGGGACTGTTGTATGAACAGTTAGGGGAAACCGATCGCGCCATTGCGATGTATGAACAGGCGAAGGAATTTGAACGGGCGGCGGAACTGCGACGGCAACAGGTGGGCGATCGCCTGGTGGTGTTTGATCAGCGCTTCATTGAATTACTCACAAAAGCCGGACGGATGGAGGAACTGGCGGAACTGTATGCTGCAAAAGCCTACGAACCCGAGCGATCGCCAGCAGAAAAAGCGCAGTTATTGCGCCGGATCAAGGAACTGGGCGATCGCGGCTTAGTGAGCGATCGCTTGCTGAATTTGGTGGCAAGGGAACTGCCGCAGATTGAAGCCTTGGATCGGCGTAAGTTTGAACAACAAGCGCCTCGATGGGTGCAAGCCGCCACGGAAGCGGTGTTACGGGACTACATTGATGCGATCGGGTTGGATCTCGGCACCAGTAACAGTGTGGTTTGTTTGTATAACCAACGCACAGCAGAAGTGGAAGTGGTGGAATGGCAGGGAAAACGACAAATTCCTTCTGTGTTTGCGATCGACCCGATCGGGCGAGAACTGGTGGGGGTTCCCATCTCGGAGTTACTGGGGAAATCACCCCGCGCCATTGTCACCCAGGCGAAACGAAAGATGGGAACAGATACTAAGTTTAAAGCGGGGGGAGTGGTGTATCGTCCCGAAGAAATTTCAGCACGAATTATTAATTGTGCGCGGCAGTTAGCCCGCGATCGCCTCCGACAAAAGATTGTCCAACAGATTTCTAAACTGGCGGCGCAAGCAATGGGAACTGTGCCTCCAGAAGAATGGGTGACAGCCTATCTGGACCGTTATCCCCTGGCTATTCCGTTAACCAATGCGGTGATTACGGTTCCCGCTTACTTTAATGATGCTCAAAAACAAGCCACCAAAACCGCAGGAATGCTGGCGGATCTCAATGTTTTGCGACTGATTCACGAACCCACTGCCGCTTGTTTGGCGCAGAATCATCGGGTGCCTAAAAATGAAACCCTCTTAATTGCTGATTTGGGGGCGGGAACTTTTGATATTTCTATCATTGAGGTGGAGGATAAGGTTTTTGAAGTCTTAGAAATTGAAGGGGATAATTCTCTAGGCAGTGCGGATTTAGACGAAATTTTGTACCAATATTTTGTCACTAAAATTGAAGGGGAAACGGGATATGAAATTGCCAGCGATCGGTTTGCAGCCACCCGGCTGCGTCAGGCTTGCGAAGAGTTAAAAATTGAACTCTCGACCCGCAAGGCTTGGACGATTCAGCTTCCCCAATTCATGAATGGCACGACCATTGATTTAGAACTAACCCGCCAGGAACTGGAAGAACTTGCCGCCCCCTGGCTGAATCAAATTCGCGAAACTTGTCAGAAAATTACCCATAAACCCCACCGAATTCTGCTGATTGGAGGGGGGGCGATTATGCCTGCGGTTCGGCAGTGTATTCGGGATGTATTTGGACGAGAAGGGAGTGCGGATTTAGATCCGTTAACCGCTGTGGCGAGGGGTGCAGTGTTGCAAGCGGCGATTCTGTTGGGTGCGCTTCAGGAAACCATTTTATTGGATGTGGTTCCCTTCAGTCTGGGGATTAAGTCTTATGCATCCCCCACAGAGTTTAAGTTTGATACGCTGATTCCTAAACATACCACGATTCCGACGAAGAAAAGTAATAACTATACAACGGTTGAAGACAATCAAACCCGGGTTAAAATTGAGGTATTTCAAGGAGAATCGCCCATTCCCGAGGAAAATTTCAAAATCGGACAATTTATTTTAGAAGGAATTGTTTTGGCAAAAGCAAGAGTACCCCAAATTGAGGTGACTTTTGATATTGATACGAATTGCCTATTGAAGGTGTCGGCGCTGGATCTGGGGACGGGGAATCAATGTAGCATTACTATTGCTGATTCTCATTTATTGACTCCGGCTCAACAAGCGTCTCTGCAAACCCGATTTTATGAGGCGCAAACCTATCAGGAACAGTTGGGACATTTACACAAAATTGCGGCAGATATCATGGCGCAATTTGGGACAGTGGAGAAGATGGAAATGGGGGAGTTGGCGGTGCGACTGCGGGAACGGTTGCAATTTTATGAATCCCATCGGGACCGATATTTGTTAACTGAAACCGATAATCAGATGTTGTTAGAACTGTATCGCGATCGCAATGAATTGGAGATGAAAGCGCGGTTGGCACAGGACCGCTGGGATACGTTGAAACGGAGTGGTGAGAGTTGGATTCAGGGGTATCAGTCTTTAGATTGGAAGGGGTCACAAATCAGCGATCGCGTTAAGTTGATGTTTCAAGAAGGGTCGAGCTTACTCCAGCGAATTCGTGATACGGTAACAGAGTTAACGGAAGTGGGGGAAACCCATCTCAAATGGGTGAGTGCGATCGAGAATTTAGCCGTCAATCCCGATGGTAATGCGGAAGAGTTGGCACAACATTTTCTTAGTCTTCAACGATACGGTGAGGCGATGGAGTATTTTCTGCAAATTGAGGCTCCCTACTCTTTCAATCAGGGGGAATTGGGACTAGAAATTTTTGCGCGATCGCGACAACGGTCCTATTACCAGGTTTTAATCCAAGTACAAGCTCAAACTCTAGGAATTCATAAGCCAGACTTTACGAATTTCAACCATTCCGTGCAGATTTATGCGGCTTCTATGGCATGGATTCAGGTGGATTCCCCGGGACATACCAGGAATGGTAACGGCTTTTTCATCGGAGGCAGTCGGATAGTCACAAACCGTCATATTGTCTTCAATGAAGCAACCGGAGAATGTGTTTTACCCCACACCATTCAGGTGATTACTCAACAGGGAATGATTCAAGTTGCCTCTATCCAATTACCCAGTTGGGGAGCCGATGATGTAGCGATTTTGCACTTAAAACCCACCTCCGTTTCCCTGATGCCCTTGCGATTGGGTTTTTCTGAACTGGTGGAAGTGGGGGAACGAGTGTTAACCCTAGGATTTCCTGCGGTTTACGAGGGCAAATTTGAAGAAAATCTGTACTGTAACGTAGGATTAATCAACCGGATTCGCCCCCAATCTTTATGCAGCGATCGCGTCTTAGAAGTGAGCATTCCCCTCCCGGGCGGAATGAGTGGTTCACCCCTGTTAAGTCAATGGGGAGAAGTCGTCGGGTTGCTCAGTTTTACCTTAGAACAAAAACGGCAAGGGCCTAACGGATCTGCCTACAGTGAGCGATCGTTTTATGCCATTCCCGTCTCAGTCTTGCGCCGCCTTTGTCTAACCTAA